One stretch of Brevibacillus laterosporus DNA includes these proteins:
- a CDS encoding alpha/beta fold hydrolase: MNQIQTQETFLQRLYHSHYLVQDHRVHGICAVPGLALMDMVYRVAALYLDKQPIELRQVLFKQPIVTSEHFDKNIYVTFTPMESYWKVTITSQKVKDDLVIDQQMEVNMECFMYVMDNGKKHEKLDIQAFMNHSTKQWDMDQMYDLVRKTKIQHDTFMKTEGTVYQWGHKELMKLELSKLAESYLDKFYAHAAFLDGSCLSGASFMVSDMQYNIFQENTPYIPFMLERFCIYESLPKTVYTYTEQTEIHGNISSAPDVVSRDITIFNEGGDVLAEYNKFTVKRVREPQLIKKLIETQTFQTNMTKSDRPIDRSHKQAEEMIQQADVINQQRDTSSKSSIQMYLQQEIANVLKMNVNSIHTNTGFYELGLDSTQLLGLVKILENKVKVALYPTLLFEYSTVESLSQYLQDNFKHAFVKEHSIFNPPEIQVSSIHSYLQQEIASVLKTNPKEIQIHTGFYELGLDSTQLLSLVKVLEKKVDSTLYPTLLFEYSTVESLSQYLQENWASSFFHGTDANTHEIAVPPMTSSLQEHQANILYFERNWKKMELNKNKRATIKRNHVVLLFHDSIKLQSEIKQQLNLETVIALRSDKADVVEQFQDKCKQCLQHIQALLQNKMTTEILLQIVTDSSEEDKYADALEGMVRTAYLEQPKIHSQLIKMDTLNDHSTQVITALLEKEARYHEKGTVSIHYRGKDLIRYVHQLREMDAKANFLPQHGLENGVYVITGGLGGLGYLVANHIAKQGNVKLALLGRSKLDATKQQQIYHLMEMGVDVRYLEVDLCERTETVQAFHSIREDLGPIKGVFHCAGVIKDRLLIQKNTNELQDVLLPKWSGVWNLDQVTQDDELEFFVLFSSVSAIMGNVGQADYACANASMDLFAVERQEHVNSGKRCGQTLTINWPLWADGGMQLEDDLLQMMTASTGLSVLPSREGLVALDHILSQKNTQTIVLYGEESKIRNQIQTLNAEFVEQVQEQQEGESIITRICIDDFTFPDDLKTYWHNIKAGQRLSKHKTSVAELQSFVEKENDIQHVLVQTQTSRQVEVVVCGKGKKYVLLFCGFGLTASQWYYQIKELREDYQFIIIHPPGVGLSEDNGDLSFHGISNTVSEVLDILRIPTPLHVVGTSWGGMIAQTFVANFPQKAVSLTLVTSFCELDQLWDEQSLKDAFKLDFHINYRKGAYELIQHSEFVNPVVLRYSEIAREGNLNTYNILADISVPTLIVSAKKDIMGFYYQTNQLVTKIPHATLVEMNGGHGCNITHYEEFNRIFTQYVNEQD; the protein is encoded by the coding sequence ATGAATCAAATACAAACACAGGAGACGTTTTTACAGCGACTGTACCATAGTCATTATTTAGTACAAGATCATCGCGTTCATGGCATTTGTGCTGTTCCAGGTCTAGCTCTGATGGATATGGTTTATCGAGTAGCTGCTCTTTATTTAGATAAACAACCAATTGAGTTAAGACAAGTTTTGTTCAAACAACCCATTGTGACATCAGAGCATTTCGACAAAAATATATACGTCACTTTTACGCCTATGGAATCCTATTGGAAAGTAACGATTACAAGTCAAAAAGTAAAAGATGATTTGGTTATAGATCAGCAAATGGAAGTCAATATGGAATGCTTCATGTATGTTATGGATAATGGGAAAAAACACGAAAAATTAGATATTCAAGCATTTATGAATCATTCAACCAAGCAGTGGGATATGGATCAAATGTATGATTTAGTGCGAAAAACGAAAATTCAACATGACACATTCATGAAAACGGAAGGCACGGTGTATCAATGGGGTCATAAAGAATTAATGAAACTTGAACTTAGTAAATTAGCAGAATCTTACCTAGATAAATTTTATGCACATGCCGCTTTTCTAGATGGATCATGTTTGTCTGGGGCATCTTTTATGGTGAGTGACATGCAGTACAATATTTTTCAGGAGAATACGCCTTATATACCATTTATGCTTGAACGGTTTTGTATCTATGAGTCTCTTCCAAAAACAGTTTATACCTATACGGAACAAACCGAAATACATGGAAATATATCGTCAGCTCCAGATGTTGTTTCTCGTGATATTACGATTTTTAATGAAGGGGGTGATGTGTTAGCTGAATATAATAAATTTACTGTAAAACGAGTTAGAGAGCCACAACTCATCAAAAAATTAATTGAAACGCAAACCTTTCAAACGAATATGACAAAGAGCGATCGCCCAATCGATCGTTCGCATAAACAAGCGGAAGAGATGATACAACAGGCGGATGTAATAAACCAACAAAGAGATACTTCTAGCAAATCATCTATTCAAATGTACCTGCAACAAGAAATAGCAAACGTTTTGAAAATGAATGTGAACAGCATTCACACGAACACAGGCTTTTATGAGTTGGGATTAGATTCAACGCAATTATTAGGTCTTGTAAAAATATTGGAGAATAAAGTAAAAGTAGCTCTGTATCCAACGCTTTTATTCGAATATTCGACTGTGGAAAGTTTATCTCAATATTTACAAGACAACTTTAAGCATGCCTTTGTAAAAGAACATAGTATTTTTAATCCTCCTGAAATACAAGTGAGTTCCATACATTCTTACCTACAACAAGAAATTGCCTCAGTATTAAAAACGAATCCTAAGGAAATCCAGATACACACAGGCTTTTATGAATTGGGATTAGATTCAACACAATTGTTAAGCCTTGTAAAAGTACTGGAGAAAAAAGTAGATTCAACCCTATATCCAACGCTTTTATTTGAATATTCGACTGTGGAAAGTTTATCTCAATATTTACAAGAAAACTGGGCGTCCTCTTTTTTCCATGGTACGGATGCGAATACACATGAAATAGCTGTGCCTCCTATGACGAGCAGTTTACAAGAACATCAAGCTAACATACTTTATTTTGAACGAAACTGGAAAAAGATGGAGTTGAATAAAAATAAACGTGCCACTATAAAACGCAATCATGTTGTACTTCTATTTCATGATTCTATAAAATTACAATCTGAAATAAAGCAACAATTGAATCTTGAGACTGTGATAGCGCTGAGATCAGATAAAGCGGATGTTGTAGAGCAATTTCAAGACAAGTGCAAGCAATGTTTACAACACATTCAAGCACTATTACAGAACAAAATGACAACAGAAATTCTGCTACAGATTGTCACGGATTCTAGTGAGGAAGACAAATATGCTGATGCATTAGAAGGAATGGTCAGGACAGCTTACTTAGAACAACCAAAAATTCACAGCCAATTGATTAAAATGGATACGCTGAATGATCATTCTACACAAGTAATCACAGCCTTGCTTGAAAAAGAGGCACGTTATCATGAAAAAGGGACGGTAAGCATTCATTATCGAGGAAAGGACTTGATAAGGTATGTTCATCAGCTAAGAGAAATGGATGCTAAAGCTAACTTTCTCCCCCAGCATGGGCTGGAAAATGGTGTATATGTCATTACAGGCGGTTTAGGTGGCTTAGGTTATTTGGTTGCAAATCATATTGCAAAGCAAGGGAATGTCAAACTTGCCTTATTAGGGCGTTCCAAACTGGATGCAACAAAACAACAACAAATCTATCACTTAATGGAAATGGGAGTAGATGTACGCTATCTGGAAGTAGATTTATGTGAAAGAACGGAAACGGTACAAGCCTTTCATTCCATTAGAGAAGATTTAGGTCCGATCAAAGGTGTTTTCCATTGTGCTGGTGTCATAAAAGATCGATTGCTTATTCAAAAAAATACGAATGAATTACAAGATGTACTTTTACCTAAATGGAGCGGGGTATGGAATCTAGATCAGGTCACTCAGGATGATGAGCTGGAGTTTTTCGTACTATTTTCATCTGTTTCAGCCATTATGGGAAATGTAGGCCAAGCTGATTATGCTTGCGCTAATGCATCTATGGATTTATTTGCTGTAGAGCGACAAGAGCATGTAAACAGCGGCAAGAGATGTGGTCAAACCCTTACGATCAACTGGCCATTATGGGCAGATGGAGGAATGCAGCTCGAAGACGACTTGTTACAAATGATGACTGCCTCAACTGGTCTGTCCGTATTACCAAGTAGAGAAGGATTAGTGGCGTTGGATCATATATTATCACAAAAAAACACTCAAACCATCGTGTTATATGGAGAGGAAAGTAAAATCAGGAATCAAATCCAAACGCTGAACGCAGAATTTGTAGAACAAGTACAAGAGCAACAAGAAGGAGAAAGTATCATAACGAGAATTTGCATAGATGATTTTACTTTTCCTGATGATCTTAAAACATACTGGCATAACATCAAGGCTGGACAGCGACTCAGTAAGCATAAAACGAGTGTGGCAGAGCTTCAGTCATTCGTGGAAAAAGAGAATGACATACAGCATGTACTCGTTCAGACTCAAACATCTAGACAGGTTGAAGTTGTTGTTTGCGGAAAAGGGAAGAAATATGTTCTGTTATTTTGCGGTTTTGGTTTAACTGCTTCCCAATGGTACTACCAAATCAAAGAATTGAGAGAGGATTATCAATTCATTATTATTCATCCGCCAGGAGTAGGATTAAGTGAAGACAATGGTGATCTTTCCTTTCATGGTATTTCCAATACGGTATCTGAAGTGTTAGACATATTACGTATACCTACACCTCTCCATGTGGTAGGGACTTCTTGGGGAGGAATGATAGCACAGACCTTTGTGGCGAATTTTCCGCAAAAAGCTGTTTCGTTAACATTGGTAACAAGTTTTTGCGAATTGGATCAATTATGGGATGAACAATCATTAAAAGATGCATTTAAACTAGATTTTCATATTAATTATCGAAAAGGCGCGTATGAATTGATTCAGCATAGCGAATTTGTTAATCCTGTTGTACTGCGATATAGCGAGATTGCAAGAGAAGGTAACTTGAATACGTACAACATACTTGCAGATATTTCTGTGCCAACATTAATTGTGTCAGCTAAAAAAGACATCATGGGTTTTTACTATCAAACGAATCAATTAGTAACGAAAATACCACATGCGACATTAGTCGAGATGAACGGTGGTCATGGATGTAATATCACACATTATGAAGAGTTTAATCGGATTTTTACCCAATATGTAAACGAACAAGATTAG
- a CDS encoding surfactin synthase subunit 1, translated as MMKKNVIKTYPLSKMQSVFYEHFALFPESYGNNEKVLYRIHSPVNIDVMKEAFLQVIKRHEMYRTNFIMEDEPVHKVYDEAILDFELIEASNWEEEVVTQFLREETYRPFKLEENPPFRIRLLRFSDHDFILLLVWHHVAVDGWSASLTIDDFGLIYKHLLEGNAVELTPIRRQFSDFVTAQNEMLESSEGEKQRLFWKEKLSGELPVLKLPADREFPDVRSYKGGTVSFRLEQPLSNQVFAYCQEKDTTLDRVLLSLYFAFLHGFSKQEEIVIGTPRYGRASTSYYNTCGVFINLLPLRLKMPKDVTYSELVHFVDEQINQYLAYQDYPMTLMMEDQDLHVGLTPLFQTCFSIQKWPRQSTTIHFGESTNEINLHGLQMSHYYTEKKISKFDLALYVEEDRKNGILPIFEFNGDIFDKETIVKLSSIFKKFISSVMDDDQVKISTLCSFLQEIEQ; from the coding sequence ATGATGAAAAAAAATGTGATTAAAACGTATCCTTTATCAAAAATGCAAAGTGTTTTTTATGAACACTTTGCATTGTTTCCAGAATCATATGGAAACAATGAAAAAGTGCTTTATCGTATACATTCACCCGTCAACATAGATGTAATGAAGGAAGCTTTTTTACAAGTTATCAAGCGACATGAGATGTACCGCACCAATTTTATTATGGAGGATGAACCGGTACATAAAGTTTACGATGAGGCTATTTTGGATTTTGAATTAATTGAAGCTAGTAATTGGGAGGAAGAAGTAGTAACACAGTTTTTACGTGAAGAAACATATCGTCCTTTTAAACTAGAAGAAAACCCTCCCTTTAGAATTAGATTGCTACGTTTTTCAGATCATGATTTTATCTTACTTTTAGTATGGCATCATGTTGCTGTTGATGGATGGTCTGCTTCTCTTACAATCGATGATTTTGGATTGATATACAAGCATTTATTAGAAGGAAACGCGGTTGAGCTTACTCCAATTAGGCGACAGTTTTCAGACTTTGTTACAGCACAAAACGAGATGCTAGAAAGTTCAGAAGGGGAAAAACAGCGTTTATTTTGGAAAGAAAAGCTGTCAGGAGAGCTACCCGTACTTAAGCTCCCAGCAGATCGAGAGTTTCCGGATGTTCGTTCTTATAAAGGAGGTACTGTATCGTTTCGCCTTGAGCAACCATTGAGCAATCAGGTATTTGCTTATTGTCAGGAAAAAGATACAACACTTGATCGAGTTCTTCTATCCCTATACTTTGCTTTTTTACATGGTTTTTCTAAACAAGAAGAAATCGTAATTGGAACACCTAGATATGGACGAGCATCGACAAGCTATTATAATACGTGTGGCGTTTTTATCAATTTACTTCCCTTACGATTGAAAATGCCAAAAGATGTCACGTACTCTGAGCTCGTGCATTTTGTTGATGAGCAAATTAATCAATATCTAGCTTATCAAGATTATCCGATGACACTTATGATGGAAGATCAAGATTTACATGTCGGACTAACGCCACTTTTTCAAACATGCTTCTCCATCCAGAAGTGGCCTAGACAGAGCACTACGATTCATTTTGGTGAGTCCACAAATGAAATTAATTTACATGGTTTACAAATGAGTCACTACTATACAGAAAAGAAAATCTCAAAGTTCGATCTTGCTTTGTATGTTGAGGAAGATCGAAAGAATGGTATTTTGCCTATCTTTGAATTTAATGGTGATATTTTTGATAAAGAAACGATTGTGAAGTTGAGTAGTATTTTCAAGAAATTTATTTCTTCTGTCATGGATGATGATCAGGTGAAAATTTCCACTCTATGCTCATTTCTTCAAGAAATTGAGCAATAG
- a CDS encoding aromatic amino acid lyase produces MSELIFTEIEQQDQIQDNQQTMILNGNDLTIADVAHVAKGDSKSFSFLISDEAIERIVKCNELKHEIINKQHPIYGVTTGFGDSVNRQISAEKTWDLQRNLIKFLSCGVGPVADESVARATMLIRTNCLVKGNSAVRMDVIHQLVAYLEKGITPIIPERGSVGASGDLVPLSYVASILVGEGKVLYKGKQCEVKEALEAEALMPLTLEAKEGLALVNGTSFMSAFACLAYTDAEEIAFVADICTAMASEALLGNRGHFYSFIHEQKPHLGQMVSAKNIYTILEGSQLSKEYSQILGINEKMNSKSYVELTQSIQDRYSIRCAPHVTGVLYDTLDWVKKWLEVEINSTNDNPIFDIDTREVYNGGNFYGGHVVQAMDSLKVSVANIADLLDRQLQLVVDEKFNKNLTPNLIQRFNSDDYELGLHHGFKGMQIASSALTAEALKMSNPVSVFSRSTEAHNQDKVSMGTIASRDARTIVELTQHVAAIHLIALCQALDLRDIEKMSLQTSKIYKMIRMHVPFVDRDRALEGDIEIVVQLIRSGELKKGM; encoded by the coding sequence ATGAGTGAATTAATATTTACAGAAATAGAGCAGCAAGACCAGATTCAAGACAATCAACAAACAATGATATTAAACGGGAATGATTTAACAATTGCAGATGTTGCCCATGTAGCAAAAGGTGACTCTAAATCATTTTCATTTTTAATTTCGGATGAAGCAATAGAGCGTATTGTAAAGTGCAATGAGTTAAAACATGAAATTATCAACAAGCAGCATCCTATATACGGAGTTACGACTGGATTTGGGGACAGTGTAAATAGACAAATATCTGCTGAGAAAACATGGGATTTGCAACGAAATCTTATTAAATTTCTATCGTGCGGGGTTGGTCCTGTAGCAGATGAAAGCGTGGCACGGGCAACCATGTTAATACGTACGAATTGTTTGGTGAAAGGGAATTCAGCTGTACGTATGGATGTGATTCATCAGCTGGTAGCATATTTGGAAAAAGGAATTACCCCGATTATTCCTGAGCGTGGTTCTGTTGGAGCAAGTGGCGATTTAGTTCCGTTAAGTTATGTTGCCTCAATCCTAGTTGGAGAAGGAAAAGTGTTGTATAAAGGGAAACAGTGTGAGGTAAAAGAAGCACTTGAAGCTGAGGCTCTCATGCCTTTAACTTTGGAAGCCAAGGAAGGGCTTGCCTTAGTGAATGGAACTTCTTTTATGTCTGCATTTGCTTGTTTAGCGTATACAGATGCTGAAGAAATCGCATTTGTAGCTGATATTTGTACAGCTATGGCTTCAGAAGCGCTGCTAGGGAATCGTGGACATTTTTATTCGTTCATTCATGAACAAAAACCACACCTTGGTCAAATGGTAAGTGCGAAAAATATATACACCATATTAGAGGGCTCCCAGTTATCCAAAGAATATTCGCAAATTCTTGGAATTAATGAAAAAATGAATTCAAAATCTTATGTGGAATTAACGCAGAGCATTCAGGACCGATATTCGATCCGATGCGCACCGCATGTTACCGGCGTGCTGTATGACACATTAGATTGGGTGAAAAAATGGCTAGAAGTCGAAATTAATTCAACAAACGATAATCCCATTTTTGATATTGATACGCGTGAAGTTTACAATGGCGGTAATTTTTATGGCGGTCATGTCGTACAAGCAATGGATTCGTTAAAAGTTTCGGTCGCCAATATTGCAGATTTGTTGGATCGTCAATTGCAACTGGTGGTCGACGAAAAATTCAATAAGAATTTGACCCCTAATTTAATTCAACGTTTTAACAGTGATGATTATGAACTAGGTTTGCATCATGGATTTAAAGGTATGCAAATTGCAAGCTCAGCTTTAACCGCTGAAGCTTTGAAAATGAGCAATCCCGTCAGTGTGTTTTCACGTTCTACAGAAGCTCATAATCAAGATAAAGTGAGTATGGGTACAATTGCATCACGTGATGCACGTACAATTGTAGAATTAACCCAACATGTAGCGGCGATCCACCTCATTGCACTTTGTCAAGCATTAGATTTACGTGACATTGAAAAAATGTCACTACAAACTTCTAAGATTTATAAAATGATCCGCATGCATGTGCCGTTTGTGGATCGTGACAGAGCATTGGAGGGGGATATTGAAATAGTTGTACAGCTTATCCGTTCTGGAGAATTAAAAAAAGGAATGTAA
- a CDS encoding VOC family protein produces MIKQISTVGVYVEDQQKALPFWTEKMGFIVYANFSMGPKATWMEVGPENAQTRLVLYPKAMMSNWAELKPSIVFECDDIYKLSEDLQAKGVDVDKPNEMAFGIFGFFRDEDGNQFGLKQPK; encoded by the coding sequence ATGATCAAGCAGATATCTACAGTAGGTGTATATGTGGAAGACCAACAAAAAGCATTACCTTTCTGGACAGAGAAAATGGGATTTATCGTTTATGCAAATTTCTCCATGGGCCCCAAAGCAACATGGATGGAAGTAGGTCCAGAAAATGCCCAGACACGTTTAGTTCTTTATCCAAAAGCTATGATGAGTAACTGGGCGGAATTAAAACCATCGATCGTGTTTGAATGTGACGATATTTATAAGCTTAGTGAGGATTTGCAAGCAAAAGGAGTAGACGTTGATAAGCCAAATGAGATGGCGTTTGGTATCTTTGGTTTTTTCAGAGATGAAGATGGCAACCAATTTGGTCTAAAACAGCCAAAATAA
- a CDS encoding transcriptional regulator translates to MSLWGALILFFIGMWLCQIYFTIRQMKHYRQNMSEMRQQSAGFLGVGVQKSRFSIGSVVILTTDLNGSITRCKIMTGVTVFATFKEVPSLVGKQLEDCYHTTPVSPEEKALQMAIQQIEIERIKLQTPQTPLPSTIDMEGDAQTKPTLMTPIPDR, encoded by the coding sequence ATGAGTTTGTGGGGAGCACTCATACTATTTTTTATTGGGATGTGGCTCTGTCAAATCTACTTTACAATCCGACAAATGAAACATTATCGTCAGAACATGAGTGAGATGAGACAACAAAGCGCTGGTTTTCTGGGAGTTGGAGTGCAGAAAAGCAGATTCTCGATTGGCTCTGTCGTGATACTTACTACTGATCTGAATGGCTCTATTACCAGATGCAAGATAATGACAGGAGTAACTGTTTTTGCTACTTTTAAGGAAGTACCCTCCCTGGTAGGGAAGCAGCTAGAAGATTGCTATCATACTACCCCTGTGTCACCAGAAGAAAAAGCGTTACAAATGGCTATTCAACAGATTGAAATAGAACGAATAAAGCTACAGACACCACAGACACCACTCCCTTCCACTATAGATATGGAAGGCGACGCTCAAACAAAACCTACTTTGATGACTCCTATTCCCGATAGATAG
- a CDS encoding PTS sorbitol transporter subunit IIC: MDFFIHLAEGFIGMFNEGGKTFIGLVTGIIPTLVCLITAVNALIKFCGEERITRFAQKCTGNIVLRYTVFPIMAMFFLTNPMAYTFGRFLKEEQKPAFYDSAVSMCHPITGMFPHANPAELFVYMGIATGIQQLGYTLGPIAIRFFIVGAIVILIRGMLTEYITKMMLKRKAQQASV, translated from the coding sequence ATGGATTTCTTTATCCATCTGGCTGAAGGGTTTATTGGAATGTTTAATGAAGGAGGGAAAACATTTATTGGATTAGTAACAGGTATCATTCCTACGCTAGTCTGCCTGATTACAGCTGTAAACGCATTAATCAAATTTTGCGGTGAGGAACGCATTACACGATTTGCTCAAAAGTGTACAGGCAATATTGTTCTAAGATACACAGTATTTCCCATCATGGCTATGTTCTTTTTGACCAATCCAATGGCCTACACCTTTGGGCGTTTCTTAAAAGAAGAGCAAAAACCAGCATTTTACGATTCCGCCGTCTCCATGTGTCATCCTATCACTGGTATGTTTCCACATGCGAACCCTGCTGAGCTATTTGTTTACATGGGAATTGCTACAGGCATTCAGCAGTTAGGCTATACATTAGGACCAATTGCTATTCGCTTTTTCATTGTTGGTGCAATCGTCATCCTTATTCGAGGCATGTTAACAGAGTATATCACTAAGATGATGCTAAAACGCAAAGCCCAACAAGCAAGCGTATAG
- a CDS encoding PTS sorbitol transporter subunit IIB, whose translation MKNYRAVRIVKGSGGWGGPLTILPTNEKKYIACVTGGGIHPVAEKIAQLTGGIAVDAFNNKVEPDEMACVVIDCGGTARCGVYPRLNVMTVDITATSPSGPLIQFIKEEIFVSGVREQHILEADTSTQESEVASAEAVGNLAPDITQVSSSQTGKSAKELKDEARAKVAQMKAAKKPNFIEKIGRVMGGIVNVFYQAGRETIEQVIKNILPFMAFVSTLIGIITYSGIGDVIARFVSPLAGNLVGLLLLSIIAALPFLSPVLGPGAVIAQVVGVLIGVEIGRGNIPPQLALPALFAINPQVGCDFVPVGLTLGEAEPETIEVGVPAVLISRLFTGPLAVIIAYLFSFGLYSE comes from the coding sequence ATGAAAAACTACCGTGCAGTGCGTATTGTAAAGGGTTCTGGCGGATGGGGTGGTCCACTCACCATATTGCCAACCAATGAAAAAAAATATATCGCTTGTGTAACAGGGGGCGGGATACATCCCGTGGCTGAAAAGATTGCTCAGCTTACAGGTGGTATCGCTGTAGATGCTTTCAATAATAAGGTGGAACCAGATGAAATGGCTTGCGTGGTCATTGACTGCGGTGGAACGGCTCGTTGTGGTGTATATCCTCGCTTGAATGTCATGACAGTCGACATCACAGCTACCTCACCATCTGGCCCGTTAATTCAATTCATTAAAGAAGAGATTTTCGTTTCTGGTGTACGCGAACAACATATTTTGGAAGCGGATACATCTACACAAGAATCTGAAGTAGCCTCAGCAGAAGCGGTAGGAAATCTGGCACCGGATATTACACAGGTATCTTCGTCTCAAACAGGCAAAAGCGCTAAAGAATTAAAAGATGAAGCCAGAGCGAAAGTAGCACAAATGAAGGCGGCTAAAAAACCAAATTTCATTGAAAAGATTGGCCGTGTAATGGGTGGAATTGTCAATGTATTCTATCAGGCTGGTCGCGAAACTATTGAACAGGTTATCAAAAATATATTACCGTTTATGGCATTTGTAAGTACACTAATCGGTATTATCACGTATTCCGGCATTGGAGATGTGATTGCAAGATTTGTTTCACCACTTGCTGGTAATCTTGTTGGACTATTGCTATTGTCGATCATTGCAGCCTTACCATTTTTATCGCCAGTCTTAGGTCCGGGTGCAGTTATCGCCCAAGTGGTTGGGGTTCTCATTGGGGTAGAGATTGGGCGAGGGAATATCCCTCCGCAACTCGCTTTGCCAGCTTTATTCGCTATTAATCCTCAAGTAGGGTGTGACTTCGTGCCAGTAGGTCTTACTTTGGGTGAAGCAGAGCCAGAAACGATCGAGGTTGGGGTACCGGCTGTCTTAATTTCACGTTTATTCACAGGTCCACTTGCGGTTATTATTGCTTATTTATTCAGCTTTGGACTTTATTCAGAATAA
- a CDS encoding PTS sorbitol transporter subunit IIA: MTTLLEAKATKIGDLVESFLTESTLIIFNDNVPDELHDIAVLHTKSELLEPVQVGDSLVVGDRKYSITAVGATANDTLQSMGHCTIKFDGESLPELPGTIHVEENELPVPTIDMVIAFVRLV, translated from the coding sequence ATGACAACATTACTAGAAGCAAAAGCAACAAAAATTGGCGATTTGGTTGAAAGCTTTTTAACGGAAAGCACGCTCATTATCTTTAATGACAATGTTCCAGACGAATTACATGATATTGCTGTCTTACACACCAAATCAGAATTGCTTGAACCTGTTCAGGTAGGCGATTCGCTGGTTGTTGGAGATAGAAAGTACAGTATTACAGCAGTAGGAGCGACAGCAAACGATACGCTACAAAGCATGGGCCATTGCACGATCAAGTTTGATGGAGAGTCGCTCCCTGAGTTACCAGGTACCATTCATGTCGAAGAAAATGAATTACCGGTTCCTACCATTGATATGGTGATCGCATTTGTACGACTCGTATAA